A single region of the Flavobacteriales bacterium genome encodes:
- a CDS encoding T9SS type A sorting domain-containing protein has product MKTWSLFIVLIILGSFQLSAQLCKPDFYFLGENAITAKHNKKKSDVGIDYDVVYHRLELNIDPRKSPMNGAVTTYFKPLIDNFQIIKFDLANNMSVDSVIYHNERILAFSHSNHIISILLGTPVIKGSTDSIIVHYSGNPTANADASYVLEKDRPISDAPSVSTLSEPYGAYQWWPCKNGIYDKIDSLDMLVTVPKGNKAAGLGILISTQQPNDSQLIFHWKHRYPVATYLVAVAVTDYVEFTDWVHFVDGDSMPILNYVFPENIDDAKKYTKVVLPIMRYYDSLLGDYPFKNEKYGHAQFMRGGGMEHQTMSFMGSWSFGLIAHELAHQWFGDKITCNSWSDLWLNEGFATYFTLLAREQLQDDKSVFFSELIGSRVKAMLDIESVYRIDTLNRASLFSSRITYNKGAQLLRMLQWQLGDSLFFKSLRNYLSDENLSYNFARTDDLKFHLEATSRKDLTAFFNDWFYGTGNPQYEIIWKQKGKIVELAFVQTTNGDVDFFSIPFEILLSNGHDSAYFTIEPWSNQFTTSVEIGFIADSLQFDPNLWILATATTHNQTQKSTDVFLYPNPAKDEIIVSSFDSTLTQLNLYDITGKVLFEKALSPAKNLLISIPVNHFTNGLYFIELIGTDTKSIAKFVKE; this is encoded by the coding sequence ATGAAAACTTGGAGCCTTTTTATCGTCTTGATTATTCTTGGTTCTTTCCAACTGAGTGCTCAATTATGCAAACCCGATTTTTATTTTTTGGGTGAAAACGCAATCACGGCCAAACACAACAAGAAAAAATCGGATGTCGGTATTGACTATGATGTGGTTTATCATCGATTAGAATTAAACATCGACCCAAGAAAATCGCCGATGAACGGTGCGGTTACCACCTATTTCAAACCTCTTATAGACAATTTCCAAATTATCAAATTTGATTTGGCAAACAATATGTCGGTAGATTCGGTAATCTACCACAACGAACGCATACTTGCCTTTTCGCACAGCAACCATATTATTTCCATATTGTTAGGAACACCCGTAATAAAGGGAAGCACCGACTCCATTATAGTGCATTATAGCGGCAACCCTACGGCCAATGCCGATGCCAGCTATGTGCTAGAAAAAGATAGGCCAATCAGTGATGCTCCAAGTGTAAGTACGCTTAGCGAACCATACGGAGCCTACCAATGGTGGCCATGCAAAAATGGAATTTACGACAAAATTGATTCGTTGGATATGTTGGTGACTGTGCCAAAAGGCAACAAAGCCGCAGGTTTGGGCATACTTATTTCTACCCAACAACCCAATGATTCACAACTGATTTTTCATTGGAAACACCGTTATCCGGTGGCAACTTATTTGGTAGCAGTTGCCGTTACAGACTACGTAGAATTTACCGATTGGGTGCATTTTGTAGATGGCGATAGCATGCCCATTCTCAATTACGTTTTTCCCGAAAACATCGACGATGCCAAAAAATACACAAAGGTTGTGCTGCCAATCATGCGATATTACGACTCTCTGCTTGGCGATTATCCATTTAAAAATGAAAAATATGGCCACGCTCAATTTATGCGTGGTGGCGGCATGGAGCATCAAACCATGAGCTTTATGGGCAGCTGGAGTTTTGGGCTTATTGCACACGAGTTGGCTCATCAGTGGTTTGGCGACAAAATAACATGCAACTCATGGTCGGATTTGTGGCTGAATGAAGGTTTTGCGACCTATTTTACCCTATTGGCCCGCGAGCAATTGCAAGACGATAAGAGTGTTTTTTTTAGCGAATTGATAGGAAGCAGAGTAAAAGCCATGCTCGACATCGAATCGGTGTATAGAATTGACACACTGAACCGAGCAAGCCTTTTTAGTAGCAGAATTACCTACAACAAAGGGGCTCAATTGCTCCGTATGTTGCAATGGCAATTGGGCGATTCACTCTTTTTTAAATCGTTAAGAAACTACCTGAGCGATGAAAATTTGTCGTACAACTTTGCTCGTACAGATGATTTAAAATTTCATTTGGAAGCCACCTCAAGAAAAGATTTAACCGCTTTCTTTAATGATTGGTTTTATGGAACGGGCAATCCGCAATACGAAATAATTTGGAAACAAAAAGGCAAAATAGTTGAATTAGCTTTTGTGCAAACCACCAACGGTGACGTTGATTTCTTCTCCATTCCATTTGAAATTTTGTTGAGCAATGGTCACGACTCAGCCTATTTTACAATCGAACCCTGGTCGAATCAGTTTACCACCTCTGTTGAAATCGGTTTTATTGCCGACTCTCTCCAATTTGACCCCAACCTTTGGATTTTGGCCACCGCAACAACACACAATCAAACCCAAAAATCTACGGATGTGTTTTTGTACCCAAATCCGGCAAAAGACGAAATTATTGTAAGCAGCTTCGACTCTACATTAACCCAACTAAACCTTTATGACATAACCGGAAAAGTATTATTTGAAAAAGCACTGAGTCCCGCCAAAAATCTTCTGATTTCCATTCCTGTAAATCATTTTACCAACGGTTTATACTTTATTGAACTGATTGGAACGGACACAAAATCGATTGCAAAATTCGTTAAGGAATAA